In the Chlorobium limicola DSM 245 genome, one interval contains:
- a CDS encoding SpoIIE family protein phosphatase → MKNHKDLTILFVDDEPDILSSLNRFLRREPYKKLFAENGRKALEIFDSVTVDIIISDLRMPEMNGLELINEVKKRRPESVRMILSGSQDIDQIIESINTGEVFRFIPKPVEPGAFKKILNDAIDYYCLKNEREELFKELSIKNQELTKANDALKILTGELERSEEQFRSMNDAAHDAVFMLNQEGAIIYRNAAAETIFGFNRNQYPNQPFDELLANETTQIDLKRFCKNPSEKNADKVIQIEGLKINGTTLPIEISKGCVHIDSLPHTVVIARDITSRVEEERSRQRYTNLQRDLESQIEKKLLQSPVPESLQGASLSRLMLPSGHLDGDFIDFIVYDRSHIDILIGDVMGHGIQSALVGAGIKSLFLKVLAEQQSDTGELPSLQDILTAVHDRCIHELIELGTYTTLLFIRLDLSNRKFSIVDCGHTPAIHFHSRTGTVRQLKGENLPIGMIEQQQYSESTYPIEENDILVLYSDGITESRSPNATMFGIDRLAEIIKKHHELPADNLVSTIRTLLSDFSGRATFDDDVTCLVIRIEQTSRR, encoded by the coding sequence ATGAAAAACCATAAAGACCTCACCATACTTTTTGTCGATGACGAACCCGACATTCTCAGTTCGCTGAACCGTTTTTTGAGAAGAGAACCATACAAAAAGCTCTTTGCGGAAAACGGTAGAAAAGCTCTCGAAATCTTTGACTCGGTTACCGTCGATATTATCATTTCCGATCTGCGCATGCCCGAAATGAACGGACTCGAACTGATCAATGAAGTAAAAAAAAGAAGACCGGAGAGCGTCCGGATGATTCTCAGCGGTTCGCAGGATATTGACCAGATCATTGAATCCATCAATACCGGAGAGGTATTCCGCTTTATTCCCAAACCCGTAGAGCCCGGAGCATTCAAAAAAATCCTCAACGACGCTATTGACTATTACTGCCTGAAAAACGAACGGGAAGAGCTGTTCAAGGAGCTCTCCATAAAAAATCAGGAGCTCACAAAAGCGAACGACGCGCTGAAAATCCTCACCGGAGAACTCGAAAGAAGCGAAGAACAATTCCGTTCGATGAACGACGCGGCACATGATGCTGTCTTCATGCTCAATCAGGAAGGCGCCATCATTTACCGCAATGCAGCGGCCGAAACCATTTTTGGTTTCAACCGCAATCAGTATCCGAATCAGCCGTTTGACGAGCTGCTTGCGAACGAAACGACGCAGATCGACCTGAAGCGGTTCTGCAAAAACCCTTCTGAAAAAAATGCGGACAAAGTCATTCAGATCGAAGGTCTAAAAATAAACGGAACGACCCTGCCGATTGAAATATCTAAAGGATGCGTCCATATCGACTCCCTGCCGCACACCGTAGTCATAGCCCGCGACATCACCTCCCGCGTTGAAGAAGAACGCAGCCGACAGCGATACACAAATCTGCAGAGAGATCTCGAGTCGCAGATTGAAAAAAAACTCCTTCAGAGTCCGGTACCGGAGTCGCTCCAGGGAGCATCGCTAAGCCGACTCATGCTGCCATCCGGTCATCTCGATGGTGATTTCATCGACTTTATCGTCTATGACCGCAGTCACATAGACATTCTCATCGGTGACGTCATGGGACACGGCATTCAATCGGCGCTGGTTGGAGCGGGAATAAAATCACTTTTTCTGAAAGTACTTGCAGAACAGCAATCCGACACAGGAGAGTTACCCTCCCTTCAGGATATCCTGACTGCAGTTCATGATCGCTGCATCCACGAACTGATCGAACTCGGAACCTACACGACACTGCTCTTCATACGGCTGGACCTGTCAAACCGGAAATTCTCGATCGTTGACTGCGGACACACCCCTGCCATACACTTTCACTCCCGAACCGGAACCGTCAGGCAGCTCAAAGGAGAAAATCTTCCGATCGGCATGATAGAACAGCAGCAGTACTCCGAAAGCACCTATCCCATTGAAGAAAACGATATCCTTGTCCTCTATTCGGACGGAATAACGGAAAGCCGCTCCCCCAACGCAACCATGTTCGGCATAGACCGGCTTGCAGAAATCATAA